One stretch of Nocardioides perillae DNA includes these proteins:
- a CDS encoding RDD family protein, translating into MSTDRPSARGIIRRVTGEVTGRVVAAVDPDVVLAEVDVEALVERIDPEALLERIDPDRLLDRIDPNRLLDRVDPNRLLDRVDVDRLLDHVDADRLLDQVDPDRLLDRVDVDRFLDRVDPNRLLARVDVDALLAGVDLEALVRRSGVPEIVAESTNALGLRTLDLARRQLVSLDVLIDQVTDRLLRRDFSTEPAGPARLVQAGERRGDVQPGRRRSVTGHYAGPVTRLASIAADAAIVVSSFTVGVAGIDFLARVFLGLQADRAGFSPLAVAALVAWAFVYTFGGLAVAGRTVGKALVGNRVVTRDGRTISVRRAFLRTLAFPLSAVLGLGFLLALFHREHGTLHDLVAGTTVVYDWGERPVELSGPLTAYLDRQS; encoded by the coding sequence GTGAGCACCGACCGGCCCTCCGCGCGCGGGATCATCCGGCGCGTCACCGGCGAGGTGACGGGTCGCGTCGTCGCCGCGGTCGACCCCGACGTCGTGCTCGCCGAGGTCGACGTCGAGGCACTGGTGGAGCGGATCGACCCTGAGGCGCTGCTCGAGCGCATCGACCCCGACCGGCTGCTCGACCGGATCGACCCCAACCGGCTGCTGGACCGGGTCGACCCCAACAGGCTCCTCGACCGGGTGGACGTCGACCGCCTCCTCGACCACGTCGACGCCGACCGGCTGCTCGACCAGGTCGACCCCGACCGCCTCCTCGACCGGGTGGACGTCGACCGGTTCCTCGACCGGGTCGACCCCAACCGGCTGCTCGCCCGCGTCGACGTCGACGCGCTGCTCGCCGGCGTCGACCTCGAGGCGCTCGTGCGCCGCTCGGGGGTGCCGGAGATCGTCGCCGAGAGCACCAACGCACTGGGGCTGCGCACCCTCGACCTCGCCCGCCGACAGCTGGTCTCGCTCGACGTGCTCATCGACCAGGTCACCGACCGGCTGCTGCGACGCGACTTCTCGACCGAGCCGGCGGGGCCGGCGCGCCTGGTGCAGGCCGGAGAGCGGCGGGGCGACGTGCAGCCGGGGCGCCGACGGTCGGTGACGGGTCACTACGCCGGGCCGGTGACGAGGCTGGCCTCGATCGCCGCCGACGCCGCGATCGTCGTCAGCTCGTTCACCGTCGGCGTGGCCGGCATCGACTTCCTCGCGCGGGTCTTCCTGGGGCTGCAGGCCGACCGCGCGGGCTTCTCGCCGCTGGCCGTCGCCGCGCTGGTCGCCTGGGCCTTCGTCTACACCTTCGGCGGGCTCGCCGTGGCCGGCCGCACCGTCGGCAAGGCGCTCGTCGGCAACCGCGTCGTCACGCGCGACGGGCGCACCATCAGCGTGCGCCGCGCCTTCCTGCGCACGCTCGCCTTCCCGCTCAGCGCGGTCCTCGGCCTGGGCTTCCTGCTCGCGCTCTTCCACCGCGAGCACGGCACGCTGCACGACCTCGTCGCCGGCACCACCGTCGTCTACGACTGGGGCGAGCGACCCGTCGAGCTGTCCGGCCCCCTCACGGCGTACCTCGACCGCCAGTCGTGA
- a CDS encoding NADPH:quinone reductase, with product MRAIVHTSTGGPDVLELTDRPEPQPGAGEVAVRVRVAGVNPTDWKTRAGITPPPSGAEEHVPGQDGAGDVVAVGEGVDPARVGERVWLWLTARVGAVGGTAQEVVVVPAAHAVALAEGASYDVGAALGVPALTAHRCLTAAEDGPSRLAPGALEGRTVLVAGGAGAVGHAAIELARWAGATVVTTVSSEDKAALARAAGAHHVVDYTAGTVDDTAAAIREVAPDGVHVVVEVSPAVNAPLDVEVCANGATVAYYATNGGEDATIPVRGSMSKNIRWQGVLLYTIPDRAKADAVAAVGAAVADGALRVGEEAGLPLHRFGLEQTADAHRAVEDGAVGKVVIDV from the coding sequence ATGCGCGCGATCGTCCACACCAGCACCGGCGGCCCCGACGTCCTCGAGCTCACCGACCGGCCGGAGCCGCAGCCCGGTGCCGGCGAGGTCGCGGTGCGCGTGCGCGTCGCCGGCGTGAACCCGACCGACTGGAAGACCCGTGCCGGCATCACCCCGCCCCCCAGCGGCGCCGAGGAGCACGTGCCCGGCCAGGACGGCGCCGGCGACGTGGTCGCCGTCGGCGAGGGCGTCGACCCCGCCCGGGTCGGCGAGCGCGTCTGGCTCTGGCTCACCGCCCGCGTCGGCGCGGTCGGCGGCACCGCGCAGGAGGTCGTGGTCGTGCCGGCGGCGCACGCGGTCGCGCTCGCGGAGGGTGCGTCGTACGACGTGGGGGCGGCGCTGGGCGTGCCGGCCCTGACCGCCCACCGCTGCCTGACCGCCGCCGAGGACGGGCCGAGCCGTCTCGCGCCCGGCGCGCTGGAGGGCCGCACCGTGCTCGTCGCGGGCGGCGCGGGCGCGGTCGGCCACGCGGCGATCGAGCTCGCCCGCTGGGCCGGCGCGACCGTCGTGACGACGGTGAGCTCGGAGGACAAGGCCGCGCTGGCGCGGGCGGCCGGCGCCCACCACGTCGTCGACTACACCGCGGGCACGGTCGACGACACGGCGGCCGCGATCCGCGAGGTGGCCCCCGACGGCGTGCACGTGGTCGTCGAGGTGTCGCCGGCCGTCAACGCCCCGCTCGACGTCGAGGTGTGCGCCAACGGCGCCACGGTGGCCTACTACGCCACCAACGGCGGCGAGGACGCCACCATCCCCGTGCGCGGCTCGATGTCCAAGAACATCCGCTGGCAGGGCGTCCTGCTCTACACGATCCCCGACCGGGCGAAGGCCGACGCCGTCGCCGCCGTCGGCGCGGCGGTGGCCGACGGCGCCCTCCGCGTCGGCGAGGAGGCGGGACTCCCACTCCACCGCTTCGGGCTCGAGCAGACCGCCGACGCCCACCGCGCCGTCGAGGACGGCGCCGTCGGCAAGGTCGTCATCGACGTCTGA
- a CDS encoding HNH endonuclease signature motif containing protein, which translates to MADHRDHQPQHPLLVALACLDTDLDHASGTPAWSLTAPEAEAALVELAKCRARLAALELTTVAAADRAGVGDATGATSTGAHWARLVHQTRAKSVGTVRHAAALEARHGTMLAAMSAGVVLPEQAEVITRAVDALPADRVGAAVVDAARAHLLDLAAMFDAVELKRLGDRILDVVAPDIADDVERDRLEREEAAAAAAASFTMTRDGHGKAHGRFTIPAAEADMLATALDALTAPRHHHATHGTDPVPVDQHGDRVPRPLRRGHAFCEYVRTRHRPAADAAATTTTATQAGGVDATVTVTLDLAQLTGTGPGADAPVTLSTGTRITAAKARLWACGAGIVPVVLGGASQPLDVGRTRRYFTKTQRLALARLQGGCTADGCDWPPGMCHAHHRTPWHTGGRTDLDQGYLLCPRHHARAHDPAYETTYHRHRITFARIRPMRT; encoded by the coding sequence ATGGCAGACCACCGCGACCACCAGCCGCAGCACCCGCTGCTGGTCGCGCTCGCCTGCCTCGACACCGACCTCGACCACGCGTCGGGTACGCCGGCCTGGTCACTCACCGCGCCCGAAGCCGAGGCGGCGCTGGTCGAGCTCGCCAAGTGTCGTGCCCGCCTCGCCGCGCTCGAGCTCACCACCGTTGCTGCTGCTGACCGTGCGGGTGTCGGTGACGCCACGGGTGCGACGTCTACGGGGGCGCACTGGGCCAGGTTGGTCCACCAGACACGCGCGAAGTCGGTCGGCACCGTCCGCCACGCTGCGGCACTCGAGGCACGCCACGGCACCATGCTCGCGGCGATGAGCGCCGGGGTGGTGCTGCCCGAGCAAGCCGAGGTCATCACCCGCGCGGTCGACGCCCTGCCGGCCGATCGGGTCGGGGCCGCAGTGGTCGACGCCGCCCGCGCCCACCTCCTCGACCTCGCCGCCATGTTCGACGCGGTCGAGCTGAAACGCCTCGGGGACCGCATCCTCGACGTCGTCGCCCCCGACATCGCCGACGACGTCGAACGCGACCGCCTCGAACGCGAAGAAGCAGCAGCAGCCGCGGCAGCCAGCTTCACCATGACCCGCGACGGCCACGGCAAGGCGCATGGCCGGTTCACGATCCCCGCCGCGGAAGCCGACATGCTCGCCACCGCCCTCGACGCGCTCACTGCACCCCGTCACCACCACGCCACCCACGGCACCGACCCGGTGCCGGTCGATCAGCACGGCGACCGCGTCCCCCGACCGCTGCGACGCGGGCACGCGTTCTGCGAGTACGTCCGCACCCGCCACCGCCCCGCCGCCGACGCCGCTGCCACCACCACCACCGCGACCCAGGCCGGTGGGGTCGACGCCACCGTCACCGTCACCCTCGACCTGGCGCAGCTCACCGGCACCGGCCCCGGTGCCGACGCACCGGTCACGTTGTCGACCGGCACCCGCATCACCGCCGCGAAAGCCCGCCTGTGGGCGTGCGGCGCCGGGATCGTGCCCGTCGTGCTCGGCGGAGCCTCGCAGCCCCTCGACGTCGGACGGACCCGGCGGTACTTCACCAAGACCCAACGCCTCGCCCTCGCCCGGCTCCAGGGCGGCTGCACCGCCGACGGCTGCGACTGGCCACCGGGAATGTGCCACGCCCACCACCGCACCCCCTGGCACACCGGCGGACGCACCGACCTCGACCAGGGCTACCTGCTCTGCCCCAGACACCACGCCCGAGCACACGACCCCGCCTACGAGACCACCTACCACCGCCACCGGATCACCTTCGCCCGCATCCGGCCCATGCGGACCTGA
- a CDS encoding SGNH hydrolase domain-containing protein, whose amino-acid sequence MGDAAPSPSASTAGSPGEAAAPDTTPEQLAELSLRAATTDARATSPGDAVVEAVKAARRGEPVPADLQPSMRRLDRDLGDLGACDYSTSTRRLCPRGDRDAKRVAVVLGDSHGRFWIPALDAIGARDGWRIYYLVKQQCTAAHVMVAQIGSGKRFTACRDFHRWADRQVERLDPRLVVVSTSAPSGGVWVGGRRVTDAEGVRAEMRRGYQRLVEAVRPDTRRLVLLRDVPRVGFDPQPCLSDSSNDLGDCLQRPGKASEQMNQVPVGVFRQRRLPVVDTRRWVCWDGQCPAVVGNVVTYRDRGHLTASYTATLSGAVGRALRMTG is encoded by the coding sequence GTGGGTGACGCGGCGCCGTCGCCGTCCGCCTCGACGGCCGGCAGCCCCGGCGAGGCCGCGGCCCCGGACACCACGCCCGAGCAGCTCGCCGAGCTCTCGCTGCGCGCTGCCACGACCGACGCCCGCGCGACCTCGCCCGGCGACGCGGTGGTCGAGGCCGTGAAGGCGGCGCGGCGCGGCGAGCCGGTGCCGGCCGACCTGCAGCCGTCGATGCGGCGGCTCGACCGCGACCTCGGCGACCTCGGGGCGTGCGACTACTCCACCTCGACCCGGCGGCTGTGCCCGCGCGGGGACCGCGACGCGAAGCGCGTCGCGGTCGTGCTCGGCGACTCGCACGGCCGCTTCTGGATCCCCGCGCTCGACGCGATCGGCGCGCGCGACGGGTGGAGGATCTACTACCTGGTCAAGCAGCAGTGCACCGCCGCCCACGTGATGGTGGCCCAGATCGGCAGCGGCAAGCGCTTCACCGCCTGCCGCGACTTCCACCGGTGGGCCGACCGGCAGGTCGAGCGCCTCGACCCCCGCCTGGTCGTCGTGTCGACGTCGGCCCCGTCGGGCGGCGTGTGGGTGGGCGGTCGACGGGTGACCGACGCCGAGGGCGTGCGCGCGGAGATGCGCCGGGGATACCAGCGGCTGGTCGAGGCGGTGCGCCCCGACACCCGTCGCCTGGTGCTGCTGCGTGACGTGCCGCGCGTCGGCTTCGACCCGCAGCCCTGCCTCTCGGACAGCAGCAACGACCTCGGTGACTGCCTGCAGCGCCCCGGCAAGGCCTCGGAGCAGATGAACCAGGTCCCGGTCGGCGTCTTCCGCCAGCGGCGACTCCCGGTGGTCGACACCCGGAGGTGGGTGTGCTGGGACGGCCAGTGCCCGGCGGTCGTCGGCAACGTCGTGACCTACCGCGACCGCGGGCACCTCACCGCCAGCTACACCGCCACCCTCAGCGGTGCCGTGGGTCGTGCGCTGCGGATGACGGGCTGA
- the hutH gene encoding histidine ammonia-lyase, producing MSTPTLPAALAPSSAGPAAPADPPPVVVGAGPLRPHELVAVARHGASVVLGDDALRALARGRAVVDRLAAAPTPAYGVSTGFGALATRPIAPADRARLQVGLVRSHAAGSGPEVEVEVTRGLMALRLSTLATGRTGVRVETARLLADLLTHRITPVVREHGSLGCSGDLAPLAHCALALIGEGEVRDAAGVLRPAVEALAAAGLAPVVLGPKEGLALINGTDGMLAMLLLAIEDLRRLLRTADVAAALSVEALLGTDRVFDARLQALRPHPGQAASAANLVALLAGSGVVASHRGPDCTRVQDAYSLRCSPQVHGAARDTVEHAAVVASRELAAAVDNPVVAAWDDETEGEAGRLESNGNFHGAPIAHQLDFLAVVAADVAGISERRTDRALDPARNHGLPAFLAHDPGVDSGLMIAQYTQAAVVSELKRLASPASVDTIPSSAMQEDHVSMGWGAARKLRRAVDGLTRVVAVELVVAARALELRLLTLPGVAAAPASAAVIAALRDGGVGGPGPDRFLSPEVEAAVDLVRSGAVLAAASSTIGDLA from the coding sequence GTGAGCACCCCGACCCTCCCCGCGGCCCTCGCGCCGTCCTCGGCGGGCCCCGCGGCACCCGCCGACCCGCCGCCCGTCGTCGTCGGCGCCGGGCCGCTGCGCCCCCACGAGCTCGTCGCGGTCGCGCGCCACGGCGCCTCCGTCGTGCTCGGCGACGACGCGCTGCGGGCACTCGCGCGGGGACGCGCCGTGGTCGACCGGCTCGCCGCCGCGCCCACCCCGGCGTACGGCGTGTCCACCGGCTTCGGCGCGCTCGCCACCCGCCCCATCGCCCCGGCCGACCGGGCTCGGCTGCAGGTCGGGCTGGTGCGCTCGCACGCCGCCGGGTCGGGGCCCGAGGTCGAGGTCGAGGTGACCCGCGGCCTCATGGCACTGCGGCTCTCGACGCTCGCCACCGGTCGCACCGGGGTGCGCGTCGAGACGGCCCGACTGCTCGCCGACCTGCTCACCCACCGGATCACGCCGGTCGTGCGCGAGCACGGGTCGCTGGGCTGCTCCGGCGACCTCGCCCCGCTCGCGCACTGCGCGCTGGCGCTGATCGGGGAGGGCGAGGTGCGCGACGCCGCCGGGGTGCTCCGACCCGCGGTCGAGGCGCTCGCGGCGGCCGGGCTGGCACCCGTGGTGCTCGGCCCCAAGGAGGGGCTCGCGCTCATCAACGGCACCGACGGCATGCTCGCGATGCTGCTGCTGGCGATCGAGGACCTGCGGCGGCTGCTGCGCACCGCCGACGTCGCCGCCGCGCTGTCGGTCGAGGCGCTGCTCGGGACCGACCGGGTCTTCGACGCCAGGCTGCAGGCCCTGCGGCCCCACCCGGGGCAGGCGGCGTCGGCCGCCAACCTGGTCGCCCTGCTCGCGGGCTCCGGCGTCGTGGCCTCCCACCGGGGACCCGACTGCACCCGCGTGCAGGACGCCTACTCGCTGCGCTGCTCCCCGCAGGTGCACGGCGCCGCCCGCGACACCGTCGAGCACGCCGCGGTCGTCGCCTCCCGCGAGCTGGCCGCCGCGGTCGACAACCCGGTGGTCGCGGCGTGGGACGACGAGACCGAGGGCGAGGCGGGCCGGCTCGAGTCCAACGGCAACTTCCACGGCGCGCCGATCGCCCACCAGCTCGACTTCCTCGCCGTCGTCGCCGCCGACGTCGCGGGCATCAGCGAGCGCCGCACCGACCGGGCGCTCGACCCCGCGCGCAACCACGGGTTGCCCGCCTTCCTGGCCCACGACCCCGGCGTCGACAGCGGGCTGATGATCGCGCAGTACACCCAGGCCGCTGTCGTCTCCGAGCTCAAGCGCCTGGCCTCGCCGGCCAGCGTCGACACCATCCCCTCCAGCGCGATGCAGGAGGACCACGTCTCGATGGGCTGGGGTGCGGCCCGCAAGCTGCGCCGCGCCGTCGACGGCCTCACCCGGGTCGTCGCCGTCGAGCTGGTCGTCGCCGCCCGGGCCCTCGAGCTGCGGCTCCTGACCCTGCCGGGGGTCGCCGCCGCCCCGGCGAGCGCCGCGGTCATCGCCGCCCTGCGCGACGGGGGCGTCGGCGGCCCCGGGCCCGACCGCTTCCTGTCGCCCGAGGTCGAGGCCGCGGTCGACCTCGTCCGCTCCGGCGCCGTCCTCGCCGCCGCCTCGTCCACGATCGGAGACCTCGCGTGA
- a CDS encoding IclR family transcriptional regulator: MSQVPAATRALRVLRYLATQPGPVPLDRIARACALPRSTAYHLLGAMAEEGFVVHLAEDRCFGLGVAAFEVGSGYARQEPLARLSRRLMAELVDRTGHSAHLAVPHGRDVLYVVEERAPGRPPLVTDVGVRLPAHLTASGRALLAGLPAAQVRALYPDRAAFVDRHGVGPATPSALRTVLAETRQRGWAVEEGEVTPGLASVAAAVLDHNALPVAGLAVTFPADEVAPDARAALASHVRRAASALTHRLHGRPA, encoded by the coding sequence GTGAGCCAGGTCCCCGCCGCGACGCGTGCGCTGCGCGTGCTGCGCTACCTCGCCACGCAGCCGGGTCCGGTGCCGCTCGACCGGATCGCCCGCGCGTGCGCGCTGCCGCGCAGCACGGCGTACCACCTGCTGGGGGCCATGGCCGAGGAGGGCTTCGTCGTCCACCTCGCCGAGGACCGCTGCTTCGGGCTCGGGGTGGCGGCGTTCGAGGTCGGCTCGGGCTACGCCCGCCAGGAGCCGCTCGCCCGGTTGTCACGACGCCTCATGGCCGAGCTGGTGGACCGCACGGGCCACAGCGCCCACCTGGCGGTGCCGCACGGCCGTGACGTGCTGTACGTCGTGGAGGAGCGCGCCCCGGGTCGCCCCCCGCTCGTGACCGACGTCGGCGTGCGCCTCCCCGCGCACCTGACCGCCAGCGGGCGCGCGCTGCTCGCCGGGCTGCCGGCGGCGCAGGTGCGGGCGCTCTACCCCGACCGCGCGGCCTTCGTCGACCGCCACGGCGTCGGCCCGGCGACCCCGAGCGCGCTGCGCACCGTGCTCGCCGAGACCCGCCAGCGCGGCTGGGCCGTCGAGGAGGGCGAGGTCACCCCGGGCCTGGCCAGCGTCGCCGCCGCGGTGCTCGACCACAACGCCCTGCCCGTCGCCGGCCTGGCCGTCACCTTCCCGGCCGACGAGGTCGCGCCCGACGCCCGCGCCGCCCTCGCCTCCCACGTGCGCCGCGCGGCTTCGGCGCTCACCCACCGCCTGCACGGCCGCCCGGCCTGA
- a CDS encoding PhzF family phenazine biosynthesis isomerase gives MDRTRAFDQVDVFAPAPLAGNPVAVVHDADGLDDRRMQAFARWTNLSETTFVLPPSEEGRAGGADYRLRIFTPAQELPFAGHPTLGSAHAWLERGGRPAVEGRVVQECGVGLVELRRGPADEGASLAFRAPGLLREGPVDDGLLARVVAALGVEPERVLRAAWIDNGPGWIGLQLDSAATVLALEPDFAALGDLDVGVLGAHPADGPADVEVRAFCPEYAVPEDPVTGSLNAGFAVWLCGEGVLPPAWTARQGTAIGRHGRVQVTSDSDGSRWVGGPCRTVVSGVVAL, from the coding sequence GTGGATCGCACGCGCGCCTTCGACCAGGTCGACGTCTTCGCCCCCGCGCCGCTCGCGGGCAACCCGGTGGCCGTCGTGCACGACGCCGACGGCCTCGACGACCGGCGGATGCAGGCCTTCGCCCGGTGGACCAACCTGTCGGAGACCACCTTCGTGCTCCCGCCGAGCGAGGAGGGGCGCGCGGGGGGAGCGGACTACCGGCTGCGGATCTTCACCCCCGCCCAGGAGCTGCCCTTCGCGGGTCACCCGACCCTCGGCAGCGCCCACGCCTGGCTCGAGCGCGGCGGCCGGCCTGCGGTCGAGGGGCGCGTCGTGCAGGAGTGCGGGGTCGGGCTGGTGGAGCTGCGCCGCGGGCCTGCGGACGAGGGGGCCTCGCTGGCCTTCCGCGCGCCGGGGCTGCTGCGGGAGGGCCCCGTCGACGACGGCCTGCTCGCCCGGGTGGTCGCCGCGCTCGGGGTCGAGCCGGAGCGCGTGCTGCGCGCGGCCTGGATCGACAACGGTCCCGGCTGGATCGGGCTGCAGCTCGACTCCGCGGCGACGGTGCTGGCGCTGGAGCCCGACTTCGCGGCCCTCGGCGACCTCGACGTCGGGGTGCTCGGCGCCCACCCGGCGGACGGCCCCGCCGACGTCGAGGTGCGCGCCTTCTGCCCGGAGTACGCCGTGCCCGAGGACCCCGTGACCGGCTCCCTCAACGCGGGCTTCGCGGTCTGGCTGTGCGGCGAGGGCGTCCTGCCGCCGGCGTGGACCGCCCGGCAGGGCACCGCGATCGGGCGCCACGGTCGGGTGCAGGTCACCTCCGACTCCGACGGGTCGCGGTGGGTGGGCGGCCCGTGCCGCACCGTGGTCAGCGGCGTCGTCGCGCTGTAG
- the hutU gene encoding urocanate hydratase, whose protein sequence is MRAPRGTTLTARSWQTEAPLRMLMNNLDPEVAERPDDLVVYGGTGKAARSWAAYDALAACLRDLADDETLLVQSGKPVGVLRTHAWAPRVLIANSNLVGDWATWEEFRRLEDLGLTMYGQMTAGSWIYIGTQGILQGTYETFAAVAEKRVTGRVSGAGGSLRGTITLTAGLGGMGGAQPLAVTMNDGVAICVDVDQSRIARRIEHRYLDEQADDLDDAVRRAVAARDAGRPLSIGLLGNAAEVFPALLAAGAPIDVVTDQTSAHDPLAYLPVGVRVEDWEAERTADPAGFTERARASMAAHVAAMVGFADAGAEVFDYGNSIRDEARKGGCDRAFEIEGFVPAYIRPLFCEGKGPFRWAALSGDPADIAATDAAVLELFPDDAKLRRWITMAQERVAYQGLPARICWLGQGERARAGLRFNEMVASGELSAPVVIGRDHLDCGSVASPYRETEGMRDGSDAIADWALLNALVNTASGATWVSLHHGGGVGMGRSLHAGQVVVADGTALAAEKLERVLTNDPAMGVLRHADAGYDRAVEVARERGVRVPGLDA, encoded by the coding sequence GTGCGCGCCCCGCGCGGCACCACGTTGACCGCCCGCTCGTGGCAGACCGAGGCGCCCCTGCGGATGCTGATGAACAACCTCGACCCGGAGGTCGCGGAGCGGCCGGACGACCTCGTGGTCTACGGCGGCACCGGCAAGGCAGCCCGCAGCTGGGCGGCGTACGACGCCCTCGCCGCCTGCCTGCGCGACCTCGCCGACGACGAGACGCTGCTCGTGCAGTCCGGCAAGCCCGTCGGCGTGCTGCGCACCCACGCGTGGGCGCCGCGGGTGCTGATCGCCAACAGCAACCTGGTGGGCGACTGGGCGACCTGGGAGGAGTTCCGGCGGCTGGAGGACCTCGGGCTGACGATGTACGGCCAGATGACGGCCGGCTCGTGGATCTACATCGGCACCCAGGGCATCCTCCAGGGCACCTACGAGACCTTCGCGGCGGTGGCCGAGAAGCGGGTCACCGGTCGGGTGAGCGGCGCCGGCGGGTCGCTGCGCGGCACGATCACGCTCACCGCCGGGCTCGGCGGCATGGGCGGCGCGCAGCCGCTCGCGGTGACTATGAACGACGGGGTCGCGATCTGCGTCGACGTCGACCAGTCCCGCATCGCCCGCCGGATCGAGCACCGCTACCTCGACGAGCAGGCCGACGACCTCGACGACGCCGTACGCCGCGCGGTCGCTGCCCGCGACGCCGGCCGGCCGCTCTCGATCGGGCTGCTGGGCAACGCCGCCGAGGTGTTCCCGGCCCTGCTCGCCGCGGGCGCGCCGATCGACGTCGTGACCGACCAGACCTCCGCGCACGACCCGCTCGCCTACCTGCCGGTGGGCGTGCGGGTGGAGGACTGGGAGGCCGAGCGCACGGCCGACCCGGCGGGCTTCACCGAGCGCGCTCGAGCCTCGATGGCCGCCCACGTCGCTGCGATGGTGGGCTTCGCCGACGCCGGCGCGGAGGTCTTCGACTACGGCAACTCGATCCGCGACGAGGCGCGCAAGGGCGGTTGCGACCGGGCGTTCGAGATCGAGGGCTTCGTGCCGGCCTACATCCGCCCGCTCTTCTGCGAGGGCAAGGGCCCCTTCCGCTGGGCGGCGCTCTCGGGCGACCCGGCCGACATCGCGGCGACCGACGCCGCCGTGCTCGAGCTCTTCCCCGACGACGCGAAGCTGCGCCGCTGGATCACGATGGCGCAGGAGCGGGTGGCCTACCAGGGGCTGCCGGCGCGCATCTGCTGGCTCGGCCAGGGCGAGCGGGCGCGGGCGGGGCTGCGGTTCAACGAGATGGTCGCCTCGGGCGAGCTGTCCGCCCCCGTCGTCATCGGGCGCGACCACCTCGACTGCGGCTCGGTCGCCTCGCCCTACCGCGAGACCGAGGGCATGCGCGACGGCTCCGACGCGATCGCCGACTGGGCCTTGCTCAACGCCCTGGTCAACACCGCCTCGGGCGCCACCTGGGTCTCGCTGCACCACGGCGGCGGCGTCGGCATGGGGCGCTCGCTGCACGCCGGCCAGGTCGTCGTCGCCGACGGCACCGCGCTGGCGGCGGAGAAGCTCGAGCGGGTGCTCACCAACGACCCCGCCATGGGTGTGCTGCGCCACGCCGACGCCGGCTACGACCGCGCCGTCGAGGTCGCGCGCGAGCGCGGGGTGCGGGTGCCGGGTCTCGACGCCTGA
- a CDS encoding TetR family transcriptional regulator, protein MGHKHSAASLLDAALAVVHDEGLHRLSFGRVARRAGTSDRVVVYYFPTRDTLVGAVVSEIGRRLLAGLEPVLKGPPAADHRALAARAWLVVREPGSAALLTTYVEAMGLAAGGTAPYTALAPAVVDSWVEQLEAHVAGDPERRRSEALAALALLDGLLLLRLAAGPAQADTAARALGLV, encoded by the coding sequence GTGGGCCACAAGCACTCGGCGGCGTCGCTCCTCGACGCCGCGCTGGCCGTCGTGCACGACGAGGGTCTGCACCGCCTCAGCTTCGGCCGGGTCGCGAGGCGCGCGGGCACCAGCGACCGTGTGGTCGTCTACTACTTCCCCACGCGCGACACGCTCGTCGGGGCCGTGGTGAGCGAGATCGGTCGGCGCCTCCTCGCCGGTCTCGAGCCCGTCCTGAAGGGTCCGCCCGCTGCCGACCACCGCGCGTTGGCGGCTCGAGCCTGGCTGGTGGTGCGCGAGCCGGGGTCGGCGGCCCTGCTCACGACGTACGTCGAGGCGATGGGTCTCGCCGCCGGCGGCACCGCGCCCTACACCGCCCTCGCGCCCGCCGTGGTCGACTCCTGGGTCGAGCAGCTCGAGGCGCACGTCGCCGGCGACCCGGAGCGACGGCGCTCCGAAGCACTCGCGGCCCTCGCCCTCCTCGACGGCCTGCTGCTGCTCCGTCTGGCGGCCGGCCCAGCGCAGGCCGACACAGCCGCGCGCGCCCTCGGGCTCGTCTGA